A section of the Mesobacillus jeotgali genome encodes:
- a CDS encoding diphthine--ammonia ligase: MKIVMGFSGGKDSTLALYKIQNNPDYEVDSLLVTLTEGTGRVSIHGVRHELLKQQSESLGIRLREVWIPQECSNDKYQEIMRKTFSELKADGVTHIAFGDIHLQDIREYRENLVEGTGLTAIFPLWNHSVDDISNQFIQLGFESVITCIDLEALNKCFLGRIYDRELLKDYPKNHDICGEKGEFHSLVFDGPNFKFPLSFEKGAEKVTPDYFTGKDRFLFIDLIPIERTDHKQ, encoded by the coding sequence ATGAAAATAGTTATGGGATTCAGCGGGGGGAAGGATTCTACCCTTGCATTATATAAAATACAAAATAATCCTGATTATGAAGTTGATTCATTGTTAGTGACTCTCACAGAAGGGACAGGGCGTGTTTCCATTCATGGAGTAAGGCATGAGCTGCTGAAACAGCAATCGGAGTCTTTAGGAATTCGATTACGAGAAGTTTGGATCCCTCAGGAATGCTCGAATGATAAGTATCAGGAAATCATGAGGAAAACATTCTCTGAATTGAAGGCAGACGGTGTCACCCATATTGCTTTTGGTGATATTCACCTGCAGGATATCCGCGAATATAGGGAAAATCTTGTGGAAGGAACCGGTTTGACTGCTATTTTTCCTCTGTGGAATCATTCTGTTGATGACATCAGCAATCAGTTCATTCAGCTAGGGTTTGAGTCTGTGATCACCTGCATTGATTTGGAGGCACTAAACAAATGTTTTCTTGGAAGAATCTATGACAGGGAATTGCTCAAAGACTATCCGAAAAACCATGATATTTGCGGTGAGAAGGGGGAATTTCATTCGTTAGTGTTTGACGGGCCTAATTTTAAGTTTCCCTTAAGCTTTGAAAAAGGGGCTGAGAAAGTAACTCCTGATTATTTCACTGGGAAGGATCGTTTTCTATTTATTGATCTTATTCCGATCGAAAGAACCGACCATAAGCAATAA
- the metG gene encoding methionine--tRNA ligase — MSIFIGGAWAYANGSLHLGHISSLLPGDILARYYRLKGEKVLYVSGSDCNGTPITIRAKQEGVTAKEIADQYHKEFVDCFSRLGFSYDQYTRTDTEHHHELVQAIFLELFEKGFIYKKEIDQSYCEHDQQFLPDRYVEGLCPICGANARGDQCDACSTVLEPLDLIDRRCKICGHPPTVRKTEHFYFALSSFQQTLEHYVDEAEHKEGWRNNAISLTRRYLKEGLQDRAVSRDLDHGVGVPLKGYEQKKIYVWIEAVSGYYTASKLWAKETTGDDGTFWNTETKSYYVHGKDNIPFHSIIWPAILAGLEKDPLPSHIVSNEYLTLEKRKLSTSRNWAVWVPDILERYDPDSIRYFLTINAPENRDADFSWKEFIYSHNSELLGAYGNLVNRTLKFIHKSFDGVIPEKTISKEIADGVSRLYDDTGRNVEEASFKEALETVFDFVRYSNKYFDQEQPWKQINENVEACKQTMADCVYIIGNLANILTPFLPFSSEKIKQMLSITKAGWCPLAVSPQILNAVEPLFKRIDPERIQIELDNLDRQHKA, encoded by the coding sequence ATGAGTATTTTTATTGGAGGAGCATGGGCCTATGCAAATGGTTCTTTGCATCTTGGGCATATTTCTAGCCTGTTGCCGGGTGATATTTTAGCTAGGTATTACCGGCTAAAAGGGGAAAAAGTTTTATATGTTTCTGGCAGTGACTGTAACGGGACACCGATTACAATAAGAGCCAAGCAGGAGGGAGTAACGGCAAAGGAGATAGCGGATCAATATCATAAGGAATTTGTCGATTGTTTTTCTCGTCTGGGGTTTTCTTATGACCAGTATACAAGGACTGACACAGAGCATCATCATGAACTTGTTCAGGCTATCTTTTTGGAGTTGTTTGAAAAAGGGTTCATTTACAAAAAAGAAATTGATCAGTCGTATTGCGAGCATGACCAACAGTTTTTGCCTGACCGATATGTAGAGGGTCTATGCCCGATATGCGGAGCGAATGCACGTGGGGATCAATGCGATGCCTGCTCCACTGTATTGGAACCGCTTGATTTGATCGACAGGCGCTGCAAGATCTGTGGCCACCCGCCCACCGTAAGAAAAACAGAACATTTTTATTTTGCTTTAAGCTCTTTTCAACAAACTCTGGAACACTATGTTGATGAGGCAGAACACAAAGAGGGTTGGCGAAATAATGCCATCTCTCTGACCAGGAGATATCTGAAGGAGGGTCTTCAGGATCGGGCGGTATCACGTGATTTAGACCATGGGGTAGGTGTGCCGCTAAAGGGGTATGAGCAAAAGAAAATCTATGTATGGATTGAAGCTGTTTCTGGATACTATACCGCCAGCAAACTTTGGGCAAAAGAAACAACCGGGGATGATGGGACGTTTTGGAACACCGAAACCAAATCGTATTATGTACACGGCAAAGACAATATTCCTTTTCATTCCATCATATGGCCTGCTATCCTTGCCGGGTTGGAAAAGGATCCTTTGCCATCCCATATAGTGTCGAATGAATATCTCACACTGGAAAAAAGAAAATTGTCGACAAGCAGAAATTGGGCTGTCTGGGTGCCTGATATTCTAGAAAGATATGACCCGGATTCCATCCGCTATTTTCTTACAATCAACGCCCCTGAAAATCGGGACGCGGATTTCTCGTGGAAGGAATTTATCTATAGTCATAATAGCGAATTGCTGGGCGCCTATGGAAACCTCGTGAACAGGACCTTGAAATTCATCCACAAATCATTTGATGGTGTGATTCCGGAAAAAACGATTAGCAAAGAAATAGCTGATGGTGTAAGCAGGTTATATGATGACACTGGTCGAAATGTTGAAGAGGCCAGCTTTAAGGAGGCATTGGAAACAGTATTTGATTTTGTCAGGTATTCGAACAAATACTTTGACCAGGAGCAGCCATGGAAGCAGATTAATGAAAATGTTGAAGCCTGCAAACAGACTATGGCTGACTGTGTTTACATCATTGGGAACCTGGCAAATATCCTGACACCATTCTTGCCTTTCTCTAGTGAAAAGATTAAACAAATGCTGTCTATTACAAAAGCAGGCTGGTGCCCGCTAGCTGTCTCGCCTCAAATTTTAAATGCTGTAGAGCCATTATTTAAACGAATCGATCCAGAGAGAATTCAAATAGAATTGGATAATCTGGATAGGCAGCACAAGGCTTAA
- a CDS encoding DUF1540 domain-containing protein, translating into MAKDVLCEVNNCQYWEHGNLCNADKIYVVSHSGETADNSRETDCKTFEALS; encoded by the coding sequence ATGGCTAAAGACGTATTGTGCGAAGTAAACAACTGTCAATATTGGGAGCATGGAAACCTATGCAACGCCGACAAAATCTATGTGGTCAGCCATTCCGGCGAGACAGCCGATAACAGCCGGGAAACCGACTGCAAGACATTTGAAGCTTTAAGCTAA